One region of Podospora bellae-mahoneyi strain CBS 112042 chromosome 1 map unlocalized CBS112042p_1.2, whole genome shotgun sequence genomic DNA includes:
- the CRE1 gene encoding carbon catabolite repressor protein (COG:K; EggNog:ENOG503NX08), which translates to MQRTQSAVDFSSLLNPETTTERDQLSPQRQTQTQTQTPAVDVEMSVGLLRPNGPLPTGAQPADSTNELPRPYKCTMCDKAFHRLEHQTRHIRTHTGEKPHACHHPGCSKRFSRSDELTRHSRIHNNPNSRRGNKGHQHAGLVHRLQPDVMPPPQPKTIRSAPPTAISSPNVSPPHYHSYNFSPQPTLTPYHRNALGSQSGPDIQMLARAVGQVERDKMAPYGSRHAHFYGNGIATSRNPLIAGPSLHAYHISRPTHSHDDDDHYHNYRHAKRSRPNSPNSTAPSSPTFSHNSLSPTPDHTPLATPAHSPRLRPFGTELAPFRNLSLHSQVPALAPLEPQPEGQQFSQPPAQAPSRSGISLTDVINRPDGARKLPLPRMSVSDMLTPSDGYSLSGRNSTANSVAGDFL; encoded by the coding sequence ATGCAACGAACGCAATCTGCTGTGGACTTTTCCAGTCTACTGAACCCGGAGACAACAACAGAGAGGGACCAGCTTTCTCCCCAACGGCAGACGCAAACGCAAACGCAGACTCCCGCCGTCGACGTCGAGATGTCTGTTGGATTGCTCCGTCCAAATGGGCCTTTGCCCACGGGCGCTCAGCCGGCTGACAGCACGAATGAGCTCCCCCGTCCTTACAAATGCACCATGTGTGACAAGGCTTTCCACCGCCTCGAGCACCAGACCCGTCACATCCGGACGCACACGGGCGAGAAGCCACACGcctgccaccacccaggCTGCAGCAAGAGGTTCTCGCGCTCAGATGAACTAACGAGGCACTCGAGGAtacacaacaaccccaactccaGGAGAGGGAACAAGGGACATCAGCACGCTGGTCTGGTTCACAGACTGCAGCCTGATGTCATGCCTCCACCGCAGCCCAAAACGATTCGCTCGGCTCCCCCGACCGCGATCTCTTCTCCCAATGTCTCGCCTCCTCATTACCACTCGTACAACTTCTCCCCTCAGCCTACGCTGACCCCATACCACCGCAATGCTCTTGGTAGCCAGAGCGGTCCCGACATTCAGATGCTAGCGAGAGCTGTTGGTCAAGTCGAGCGGGACAAGATGGCCCCTTACGGCTCAAGACATGCTCACTTCTACGGCAACGGCATTGCCACATCAAGGAATCCCCTGATAGCCGGCCCTTCGCTGCATGCCTACCATATTTCTCGGCCCACTCACTCccacgatgacgacgaccatTATCACAATTACAGACACGCTAAGAGGTCGAGACCCAACTCGCCTAACTCCAccgctccttcttctcccacgTTTTCTCACAATTCACTCTCGCCAACTCCCGACCACACACCACTTGCCACGCCTGCCCACTCTCCGCGTCTCCGGCCCTTTGGAACCGAGCTCGCGCCGTTTCGCAATCTTTCTTTGCATAGCCAAGTTCCGGCGCTTGCTCCCCTTGAGCCGCAACCCGAAGGTCAGCAGTTCTCGCAGCCACCCGCGCAAGCGCCATCTCGCAGCGGCATTTCCTTGACCGACGTGATCAACCGTCCAGATGGAGCTCGCAAACTTCCACTTCCAAGGATGAGTGTCAGCGACATGCTCACGCCAAGTGATGGCTACAGCCTCAGTGGCAGAAACTCGACCGCCAATAGCGTTGCTGGAGATTTCTTGTAA